From a single Acidobacteriota bacterium genomic region:
- a CDS encoding amidohydrolase, with translation MRLFAAILISLFIGCPTAAQGGAADLVILNSDVRTMDLKRPRATAIVVTGSRIVFVGDDSDARKYIGKGTRIIDAGGKLVVPGFNDSHVHFMAIGNKFSSLDAKGIAGSEEFYERLTYYLQFLPKGRWILGSGASKEMVAEINAAEIERIAPDNPLFIYAADPSEAIANSSARKLAGLAEAKNVVTVREIDLARIARKVPADHIRRWAEIAETASNYAASYGITSVQDTHSDDQSDVYRQLAAAGRLKTRVYDCSSLLDWFAKQTPPPQNTAGEMVRTGCLKGFHDGEDNWTPRLRQQILAADKARWQVAVHAIGSKPNSIVLDIFELAAKENGKRDRRFRIEHAEGILARDYARLGRLGVVVSIQPHLFGRGGYSSNYYRDLVKNGAIAALGSDAPMTAFDPLLGLNTRDAGNGFSFLDSIQGYTVGSAYAEFAEAEKGKLLSGMLADIVILSQNIFASSDLRISGAEVEVTIVNGKVVYEKNNTEK, from the coding sequence GTGAGGCTTTTCGCCGCGATCCTGATCTCTCTCTTTATCGGCTGCCCTACCGCTGCTCAAGGCGGGGCGGCCGATCTAGTTATCCTCAACTCCGACGTGCGGACAATGGACCTCAAGCGGCCGCGAGCGACGGCGATCGTTGTTACGGGCAGCCGGATCGTTTTCGTCGGTGATGATTCCGATGCCCGCAAATATATCGGAAAAGGAACGCGTATTATCGATGCGGGAGGAAAGCTCGTCGTTCCGGGGTTCAATGATTCCCACGTCCATTTCATGGCGATCGGCAATAAGTTTTCTTCGCTTGATGCCAAGGGAATAGCCGGCTCCGAAGAGTTCTACGAACGCCTCACATACTATTTACAATTCCTCCCAAAAGGCCGTTGGATACTCGGAAGTGGTGCGAGCAAAGAGATGGTCGCAGAGATCAATGCCGCGGAGATCGAACGCATCGCGCCCGACAATCCGCTTTTCATTTACGCTGCTGACCCGTCGGAGGCGATCGCGAATTCGTCCGCGAGAAAGCTTGCCGGGCTCGCCGAGGCAAAGAACGTTGTTACCGTTCGCGAGATCGATCTGGCACGCATTGCGAGAAAGGTTCCGGCGGACCATATCCGCCGCTGGGCCGAGATAGCCGAAACAGCATCAAACTACGCTGCGAGCTACGGCATCACAAGCGTTCAGGATACTCATTCCGATGACCAAAGCGATGTTTACCGTCAGCTTGCGGCTGCCGGAAGGCTCAAGACTCGCGTCTATGACTGCTCGTCGCTCTTAGATTGGTTCGCAAAGCAAACTCCGCCGCCGCAAAACACGGCCGGCGAGATGGTTCGCACCGGCTGCCTGAAGGGCTTTCACGACGGCGAAGACAACTGGACGCCCCGCCTTCGTCAGCAGATTCTCGCGGCCGACAAGGCCAGATGGCAGGTCGCCGTCCACGCCATCGGTTCGAAGCCGAACTCGATCGTACTTGATATATTTGAGCTCGCGGCGAAAGAGAACGGGAAGCGTGACCGGCGGTTTCGTATCGAGCATGCCGAAGGAATTCTCGCAAGAGATTATGCCCGGCTGGGACGGCTTGGCGTCGTCGTTTCGATCCAGCCGCATCTCTTTGGCCGCGGTGGTTATTCTTCGAACTATTACCGCGATTTGGTTAAGAACGGTGCGATCGCGGCGCTCGGTTCTGATGCCCCTATGACAGCCTTCGATCCACTCTTAGGGCTTAATACGCGCGACGCAGGTAATGGATTCTCTTTTCTGGATTCAATTCAAGGTTACACGGTCGGATCTGCCTACGCGGAATTTGCCGAAGCTGAAAAGGGAAAACTTCTGTCCGGCATGTTGGCGGATATCGTGATTTTGTCGCAAAATATATTTGCATCAAGTGACCTGCGAATTAGCGGTGCAGAAGTGGAAGTGACCATCGTGAACGGCAAAGTCGTTTACGAGAAAAATAATACGGAGAAATGA
- a CDS encoding amidohydrolase has product MLHRTVFPFSRRALVLLVIAALNFAVFAKGAAASRGFKADMVVLNANIHTMDPKQPRARALAISEGKIIAIGSEAEVRELIGPNTRQMDAGGRLIIPGFNDAHVHFLETGQQLSSVDLRDAKTPQEFTERIKNFAAKLPKGRWILGGKWDHENWTPNNLPTAAMIDAVTPDNPVFIDRLDGHMALANSLAMRLAGVNKDTKDVEGGEIVRDANGNPTGVLKDAAMSYVNKVIPSPSWEERLEAAQAATEHAASLGVTSVTDVSAGTDVGVYQELLRRGTLKTRIYGCSPVSDYRRWERTGVRFAFGDPWLRVGCLKGYSDGSLGSTTAWFFQKYLDAPTSFGLASDEMATMAETVQKADAAGLQINIHAIGDRANAEVLDIFAKTEQTNGVRDRRFRIEHAQHLRLDDIKRFGGQKVVASMQPFHIIDDGRWAWKRLDEQRLKGTYAFRTILDTGGVLAFGSDSPVAPLNPIWGVYGAVTRRTLDDKNPNGWIPEQKISVEETIRAFTWGSAYGEFQEHIKGTLTVGKLADFVVLSEDIFTIDPVKIWNVKVVKTVVNGKLVYEAK; this is encoded by the coding sequence ATGTTGCACAGAACCGTTTTCCCGTTTTCACGAAGAGCACTCGTGCTGCTTGTCATTGCCGCGTTGAATTTTGCCGTCTTTGCCAAAGGTGCGGCCGCGAGCCGCGGCTTCAAGGCCGACATGGTCGTGCTCAACGCCAATATCCACACGATGGACCCGAAACAGCCGCGGGCACGAGCCTTGGCCATCTCTGAAGGCAAGATCATCGCGATCGGGAGCGAGGCCGAGGTTCGGGAACTGATCGGCCCGAACACGCGGCAGATGGACGCCGGCGGGCGGCTGATCATTCCGGGTTTTAACGATGCACACGTGCATTTTCTTGAAACCGGGCAGCAGCTTTCCTCGGTCGATCTTCGCGACGCCAAAACGCCGCAGGAATTCACCGAGCGGATCAAGAACTTTGCCGCAAAGCTGCCAAAGGGCCGTTGGATACTCGGCGGAAAATGGGACCACGAGAACTGGACGCCCAACAACCTGCCGACCGCGGCAATGATCGACGCCGTAACGCCCGATAATCCGGTATTTATTGACCGGCTTGACGGCCACATGGCACTGGCGAACAGCCTTGCGATGCGGCTCGCCGGTGTTAACAAAGATACGAAGGACGTTGAGGGCGGCGAGATCGTCCGCGACGCGAACGGCAATCCGACAGGCGTTCTGAAAGACGCCGCAATGTCTTATGTAAACAAGGTCATTCCGTCGCCGAGTTGGGAAGAGCGGCTCGAGGCCGCACAGGCAGCGACCGAGCACGCCGCGTCGCTCGGCGTTACAAGCGTGACCGATGTTTCGGCGGGGACGGACGTCGGTGTTTATCAAGAACTTCTCCGCCGCGGCACGCTGAAGACCCGCATCTACGGCTGTTCGCCGGTCTCGGATTACCGCCGTTGGGAGCGGACCGGTGTTCGTTTTGCATTCGGCGACCCGTGGCTTCGCGTTGGGTGTTTGAAGGGTTATTCGGACGGCAGCCTCGGCTCGACGACCGCTTGGTTTTTCCAAAAATATCTCGACGCACCAACGTCTTTCGGCCTCGCCAGCGATGAGATGGCGACGATGGCGGAGACGGTTCAGAAGGCCGATGCCGCCGGGCTTCAGATCAACATCCACGCTATCGGAGACCGGGCGAATGCCGAGGTGCTCGACATCTTTGCGAAGACCGAACAGACGAACGGCGTCCGCGACCGGCGGTTCCGTATCGAGCACGCTCAACATCTTCGGCTCGATGATATCAAGCGATTCGGTGGGCAAAAGGTGGTCGCCTCGATGCAGCCATTTCACATAATCGACGACGGCCGATGGGCGTGGAAGCGGCTCGACGAGCAGCGATTGAAGGGCACTTACGCTTTTCGCACGATACTCGACACCGGCGGCGTGCTGGCCTTCGGGTCAGATTCGCCGGTCGCTCCGCTTAATCCGATCTGGGGCGTTTATGGAGCGGTGACGCGCCGTACGCTTGACGATAAGAACCCGAATGGCTGGATTCCCGAGCAAAAGATCTCGGTCGAGGAGACCATCCGGGCATTCACCTGGGGCTCAGCATACGGCGAGTTTCAGGAACACATCAAGGGAACGCTGACGGTCGGTAAGCTCGCCGATTTTGTCGTTCTCTCCGAGGACATTTTCACCATCGACCCGGTCAAGATCTGGAACGTGAAGGTCGTGAAGACGGTCGTTAACGGCAAGTTGGTTTACGAAGCAAAGTGA
- a CDS encoding DUF4920 domain-containing protein, translated as MKRIIGTMMAVAVFAIAGVAQEMNSKGEPVATNEQNKPVELKKGETITRGQAMAKGVAKAKVEKVFADPSKYADKTVQVDGVIVRSCKKEGCWMEMADKDGGKSVRVTFGDHAFFIPLNAAGMKVKAQGVFKTKTLSKEQVDHLINDDGAVFEKRNADGTVTEVSFDATGVVLTQAK; from the coding sequence ATGAAACGAATAATTGGAACGATGATGGCAGTTGCGGTCTTTGCGATCGCAGGCGTGGCTCAGGAGATGAACAGCAAAGGCGAGCCGGTTGCTACAAATGAACAGAACAAACCGGTCGAGCTGAAAAAGGGCGAAACGATCACTCGCGGTCAGGCCATGGCGAAAGGCGTGGCGAAGGCGAAGGTCGAGAAGGTATTTGCCGACCCTTCTAAATATGCCGATAAGACCGTCCAGGTCGACGGCGTTATCGTCCGCTCGTGCAAGAAGGAAGGCTGCTGGATGGAAATGGCCGACAAGGATGGCGGCAAGTCCGTTCGCGTCACCTTCGGCGACCACGCATTTTTCATCCCGCTCAATGCGGCCGGAATGAAGGTCAAGGCCCAGGGCGTTTTCAAGACCAAAACTCTCAGCAAGGAACAGGTCGATCACCTGATCAACGACGACGGCGCGGTCTTCGAGAAGCGGAATGCCGATGGGACCGTCACAGAGGTCTCATTTGATGCCACCGGAGTTGTTCTAACGCAAGCAAAATAA
- a CDS encoding tRNA (cytidine(34)-2'-O)-methyltransferase, translating to MPQVALFEPEIPPNTGNIARLCAATGTPLHIVGVTGFRMDDRTLKRAGLDYWDHVQLTRHIVLDDLYGSLPASRFVYLTTKTDRSYTEWDFAENDCLVFGPETRGLPQHLLRDNPETCLTIPMSNPEVRSLNLATAVGIVLFEALRQLRQS from the coding sequence ATGCCACAAGTCGCCCTTTTTGAACCCGAGATACCGCCAAACACCGGCAATATCGCAAGGCTTTGCGCCGCCACCGGAACGCCGCTGCATATCGTAGGCGTGACGGGCTTCCGAATGGACGACCGGACCTTGAAGCGGGCCGGGCTCGATTATTGGGACCACGTTCAGCTGACCCGGCACATCGTCCTCGATGATCTTTACGGCTCGCTTCCCGCTTCCAGATTTGTCTATCTAACGACCAAGACAGATCGCTCGTATACCGAATGGGATTTCGCCGAAAACGATTGCCTCGTCTTCGGCCCGGAGACCCGCGGACTGCCCCAGCATTTGCTCCGGGACAACCCCGAGACCTGCCTCACCATCCCAATGTCGAACCCCGAGGTTCGCAGCCTAAATCTCGCGACCGCGGTGGGAATTGTATTGTTTGAAGCACTCCGACAACTCCGCCAATCTTGA
- a CDS encoding BON domain-containing protein: MKFLSRYALMLVFVAGSAAISVNAQTITGEVSNRVLEKEVQSKILRLPYYEVFDFISFRIDGDTVILDGKVRNATNRREAENAIKRISDVVTVQNNIEILNVGGFDDRIRRDLYNSLARTASLSRYLWTVNPSMRLVVDRGHVTLEGYVSNEGDLNLANIAARTVPGVFSVTNNLKVDSKRAG; the protein is encoded by the coding sequence ATGAAGTTCTTAAGTAGATATGCACTAATGCTAGTTTTTGTCGCCGGCTCTGCCGCGATCAGCGTCAATGCTCAGACGATAACAGGCGAGGTTTCGAACCGCGTCCTTGAGAAGGAGGTTCAAAGCAAGATCCTTCGTCTTCCTTACTACGAAGTTTTCGACTTCATTTCGTTTCGCATTGATGGCGATACGGTAATTCTCGACGGCAAGGTCCGGAACGCAACCAATCGCCGCGAGGCAGAAAATGCGATCAAGCGGATCTCGGACGTGGTGACTGTTCAGAACAACATTGAGATACTCAATGTCGGCGGATTTGACGACCGGATCCGACGCGATCTTTACAACTCGCTCGCGAGAACCGCTTCACTGTCGCGGTATCTCTGGACGGTCAACCCGTCGATGCGGCTCGTGGTCGATCGCGGGCATGTAACGCTTGAAGGTTACGTCTCGAACGAGGGCGACCTGAACCTTGCCAATATTGCGGCAAGAACGGTTCCCGGTGTTTTCAGCGTAACGAATAATTTGAAGGTTGACAGCAAGCGGGCTGGGTAG
- a CDS encoding TonB-dependent receptor — translation MITFKRTLSIIFLAACLTTTAFSQSQATTGTIQGTVVDPNGAAVPGAAITFRNSATGFERSVSSNSDGFFTAPLLPLGRYQVTTSASGFGRFILENVDVNIGQTLNLRVELKVGQTEETVDVSAESDSVEIARTELSTQLNQRSVENLPINRRDFSRFALLTPGVSIVQGPDGDEITINGQKGIQNNVSIDGSDANNPFFGEQRGGQRPAFTISLESVKEFQVVPVGASAEFGRSSGGFINVVTKSGTNEFSGAAFLFFRNQNLSSQNPDAVDAGLPVEDFTNYQFGGNIGGPIKRDKAFFFFAYERNDGESSKPNFIDPVLVDIFATRFNSPGEQGIINRSNDADVLLGKVDINVNSKNLLTLRHNYSRAEQVNGTFDVPTWGTSANGRETNNSNSFIAQLVTTISPTLLNEFRFQWAKEERPRFYDGPDLPDTTIGTFDGSISYRFGRPFFLPVPSDDVRLQFTDNVTVVRGNHAVKFGFDLNRTRVSQTFIGFARGRYIFAAPTIEDAIDGFVDYIDGISPAALQLYLQFAPIGNRTVEEAGTQAYTNIEPGLYVQDNWQLRRNLTLNLGFRWEAQFQPDPINNVSDTRFGQFVNDPRFPSDGSIPDFTDGFAPRVALAWSPGDDGKTAIRLGAGIYYARVPGLVVAGPRNTDGAIAGNIFFANFLCTGGASAPTGGLNGCPVYPGIVPTAGFTPFNPGVAVFERNFKNPRTVQYSASIEREVYANTSILVAYNLAKSTRLTRFVNRNDPRLYSGVAIFERPDGSGVGEIRSTESSAKSLYQGVTFTFNKRFSNRWQFQANYLLSFDKSDDDNERDPFTFRYADPRDLGPEYNWSDRDQRHRFNAFATFLLPYEINLSPIVQYRSAQPTSVVDRGTFPNIIKRNTLRLENEFFTFDIRASKAFKFGERFELEGIFEAFNLFNNRNQRSLPRPLTFNFDGTVTAGFGEPRQVQLGARFKF, via the coding sequence ATGATCACATTCAAACGAACCCTTTCGATTATTTTTCTCGCGGCCTGCCTCACCACTACGGCCTTTTCACAATCACAAGCCACGACGGGAACGATACAGGGGACCGTCGTTGACCCCAACGGTGCCGCGGTCCCGGGCGCCGCTATAACCTTTAGGAATTCCGCGACCGGATTCGAAAGGTCGGTCAGTTCGAACTCGGACGGATTTTTCACCGCTCCGCTCCTCCCTCTCGGACGCTACCAGGTCACGACCAGTGCAAGCGGTTTCGGCCGGTTCATACTTGAGAATGTCGATGTAAATATCGGCCAGACTTTGAACCTTCGCGTCGAGCTCAAGGTCGGACAGACCGAGGAAACTGTGGACGTGTCGGCCGAGTCCGATAGCGTCGAGATCGCCCGAACCGAGCTTTCGACCCAGCTAAATCAGCGCTCGGTCGAGAACCTTCCGATCAACCGTCGCGATTTCTCGCGGTTCGCTTTGCTGACGCCGGGCGTTTCTATAGTTCAGGGCCCGGACGGCGACGAGATCACGATCAATGGCCAGAAAGGCATACAGAATAACGTCTCGATCGACGGCTCGGACGCAAACAACCCCTTCTTTGGCGAGCAGCGTGGCGGCCAGCGGCCGGCGTTCACGATCAGCCTTGAATCGGTCAAGGAATTTCAAGTTGTTCCGGTCGGAGCCTCGGCCGAATTCGGAAGAAGTTCGGGCGGATTCATCAACGTTGTAACAAAGTCAGGTACTAATGAATTTTCCGGTGCGGCGTTCCTCTTCTTCCGCAACCAGAATCTCTCGAGCCAGAATCCGGACGCTGTAGATGCCGGGCTGCCGGTCGAGGATTTCACGAACTACCAGTTCGGCGGCAATATAGGCGGCCCGATCAAGCGCGATAAGGCGTTCTTCTTTTTCGCTTACGAACGAAACGATGGCGAGAGCAGCAAGCCGAATTTCATCGACCCGGTGCTGGTCGACATATTTGCAACGCGGTTCAATTCACCGGGCGAACAGGGCATCATCAATCGCTCGAATGACGCAGACGTTCTTCTTGGCAAGGTTGATATCAACGTAAATAGCAAGAATTTGCTGACCCTTCGCCACAACTACAGCCGGGCCGAGCAAGTCAACGGCACCTTCGACGTGCCGACCTGGGGAACTTCGGCAAACGGACGCGAGACGAACAACTCGAATTCGTTCATCGCACAGCTCGTGACGACCATCAGCCCGACGCTGCTCAACGAGTTCCGCTTTCAGTGGGCAAAGGAAGAGCGGCCGCGATTCTACGATGGGCCGGACCTGCCGGACACGACCATCGGCACGTTCGACGGTTCGATCTCATACCGCTTTGGGCGACCGTTCTTCCTTCCGGTCCCTTCGGACGACGTTCGGCTCCAGTTCACGGACAACGTCACGGTCGTCCGCGGAAACCACGCTGTCAAGTTCGGCTTTGACCTGAACCGAACTCGTGTCTCGCAGACCTTTATCGGATTTGCACGCGGCCGTTACATCTTTGCGGCTCCGACGATCGAGGATGCGATCGACGGATTTGTGGACTATATAGACGGTATCAGCCCGGCAGCTCTTCAGCTTTATCTGCAGTTTGCCCCGATTGGCAACCGAACGGTCGAGGAGGCAGGAACGCAGGCATACACGAACATCGAGCCAGGCCTTTACGTCCAGGACAATTGGCAGTTAAGGCGAAACCTGACGCTCAATCTTGGGTTCCGCTGGGAGGCTCAGTTCCAGCCGGATCCGATAAACAATGTGTCCGACACCCGCTTCGGGCAGTTCGTCAACGACCCTCGCTTCCCATCCGATGGCTCGATCCCGGACTTTACCGATGGCTTTGCCCCGAGAGTCGCTCTCGCCTGGTCGCCTGGAGATGATGGAAAGACGGCGATCCGGCTCGGTGCGGGAATCTACTATGCGCGCGTTCCGGGATTGGTTGTTGCAGGGCCGCGAAACACGGACGGTGCGATAGCAGGAAACATCTTCTTCGCGAACTTCCTGTGCACAGGCGGAGCATCGGCCCCGACCGGCGGCCTAAATGGCTGTCCGGTATATCCAGGGATCGTCCCAACCGCGGGGTTCACTCCTTTCAACCCTGGTGTCGCGGTCTTTGAGCGCAATTTCAAGAACCCGCGGACGGTGCAATACAGTGCCAGTATCGAGCGCGAGGTCTATGCGAACACTTCGATCCTTGTTGCATATAACCTCGCAAAATCGACCCGGCTGACGCGGTTCGTCAATCGCAACGACCCACGTTTGTATAGCGGCGTCGCAATCTTCGAACGGCCCGACGGCTCCGGCGTCGGCGAGATACGCTCGACTGAAAGTTCGGCAAAATCCCTTTATCAGGGTGTGACCTTTACATTCAACAAGCGGTTCTCGAACAGATGGCAGTTCCAGGCGAACTACCTTCTTTCGTTCGATAAGTCTGACGACGATAACGAACGCGACCCGTTCACGTTCCGCTATGCGGACCCGCGTGACCTTGGGCCGGAATATAATTGGTCCGACCGCGACCAGCGGCACAGGTTCAATGCCTTCGCTACGTTCCTGCTGCCGTATGAGATCAACCTCTCACCGATCGTTCAGTATCGCTCCGCGCAGCCGACATCGGTCGTTGACCGCGGAACGTTCCCGAACATAATCAAGCGGAACACTCTCAGACTCGAGAACGAATTCTTTACGTTCGATATCCGCGCGTCGAAGGCATTCAAGTTTGGTGAACGTTTCGAGCTTGAAGGCATATTCGAAGCCTTCAATCTTTTCAACAACCGCAACCAGCGGAGCCTCCCGCGGCCGCTGACGTTCAACTTTGACGGAACTGTCACGGCCGGCTTCGGCGAACCGCGGCAGGTCCAGCTCGGTGCTCGGTTCAAGTTCTAA
- a CDS encoding sigma-70 family RNA polymerase sigma factor → MASVDREEDKAGHGGKTAGAVSDHELAAAAAAGDEAAFGELMDRYRNQITNFLYRFLNDYEEAVDLAQETFVRVYFAIDRYHAGYAFSTYIYRIASNLAISELRRRKRRRLFSLTGLFSDDPGDMAEYQPADGRKLQDASFDDDERSAVIGKAIATLPEKYRVPIILRDIEELSYDEISNILEIELGTTKSRINRARGLLREKLDKEILGLK, encoded by the coding sequence ATGGCATCGGTCGATCGTGAAGAGGACAAAGCTGGGCACGGCGGGAAAACCGCCGGTGCCGTGTCCGATCATGAGCTTGCGGCGGCGGCCGCAGCCGGCGACGAAGCGGCCTTTGGCGAGTTGATGGACCGTTATCGAAACCAGATAACGAACTTTCTGTATAGATTTTTGAATGACTATGAAGAAGCGGTCGATCTTGCCCAGGAGACCTTTGTAAGGGTTTACTTTGCCATCGATCGCTACCATGCCGGGTATGCGTTCTCGACGTATATTTACCGCATCGCGAGCAATCTGGCGATCTCGGAACTGAGGCGACGCAAGCGGCGCAGACTGTTTTCGCTGACCGGGCTTTTTTCGGACGATCCCGGTGACATGGCCGAGTATCAGCCTGCGGACGGGCGAAAACTGCAGGATGCGAGTTTTGACGATGATGAACGCTCGGCGGTGATCGGAAAGGCGATCGCAACGCTGCCGGAGAAGTATCGTGTGCCGATAATTCTCAGGGACATCGAGGAACTCAGCTACGACGAGATCTCAAACATACTTGAGATCGAACTGGGCACGACGAAGTCACGGATAAACCGGGCCCGCGGGCTGCTTAGAGAGAAGCTGGATAAAGAAATTTTGGGGTTGAAATGA